In Erythrolamprus reginae isolate rEryReg1 chromosome 10, rEryReg1.hap1, whole genome shotgun sequence, one DNA window encodes the following:
- the RCN2 gene encoding reticulocalbin-2, which translates to MRGTPGMEGVFFLQGSCKLQTHWTPFSCNHPHPGLPSPEIKPPPTCRAAEAGKRMEPPRVLHPPAPRKGPGGGSLAYPRPAEPPRGRGVCNRRSGPSCGAAAAAGTVRGGDSGNGRPGCSAPASSPSAAAMEAPPLLGLLVLVLAGLGPGLAEHRPDYDREALLGGQDEVEEFSKLSPEEQQKRLKVIINKIDVDQDGFLTEAELSSWIHHSFKNYVIQDAKQQFQHYDKDGDGKVSWEEYNIQMYDRVIDFEEDTTLDDAEEESFRQLHLKDKKRFEKANKDGDSVLDFEEFVAFEHPEEADYMKEFVIQESLEEHDKDGDGLISLGEFLGDYRRDPNAKEDPEWIVVEEDRFKNDYDKDKDGKLNPKELVTWVMPNNEGLAQEEAVHLLNEMDLNGDRKLSADEILENQDLFLNSEATDYGRQLHDKSFYHEEL; encoded by the exons ATGCGGGGTACCCCAGGGATGGAGGGGGTGTTTTTCCTCCAAGGCTCCTGCAAGTTGCAAACCCATTGGACCCCTTTTTCTTGCAATCACCCCCACCCTGGACTCCCCTCCCCTGAAATAAAGCCCCCACCCACCTGCAGGGCTGCAGAAGCAGGCAAGAGGATGGAGCCTCCGAGGGTCCTGCACCCTCCTGCACCCCGCAAAGGCCCGGGAGGGGGGTCCCTGGCCTACCCCCGCCCAGCAGAGCCCCCGCGCGGCCGGGGCGTTTGCAACCGCCGAAGCGGCCCCTCGTGCGGAGCCGCTGCAGCTGCCGGGACGGTTCGGGGAGGAGACTCGGGGAACGGCCGGCCCGGCTGCTCTGCGCCCGCCTCCTCCCCCTCCGCTGCAGCCATGGAGGCGCCGCCGCTGCTCGGGctgctggtgctggtgctggcCGGCCTTGGACCCGGCTTGGCCGAGCACCGGCCCGACTACGACCGCGAAGCGCTGCTGGGCGGCCAG GATGAAGTGGAAGAATTTTCCAAGCTGAGCCCTGAGGAGCAGCAGAAGCGCCTGAAAGTGATCATAAACAAGATCGACGTAGATCAGGACGGATTCCTCACCGAAG CTGAGCTGAGCTCCTGGATCCACCACTCCTTCAAGAACTACGTCATCCAAGACGCCAAGCAGCAGTTCCAGCACTATGACAAAGACGGCGACGGGAAGGTCTCTTGGGAGGAGTACAACATCCAGATGTACGACCGGGTCATTGACTTCGAAGAGGACACCACGCTGGACGATGCCGAAGAAGAATCCTTCCGGCAG CTCCATTTGAAGGACAAGAAGAGGTTCGAAAAGGCGAATAAGGACGGCGATTCGGTGTTGGATTTCGAAGAATTTGTCGCGTTTGAACACCCGGAAGAGGCCGACTATATGAAG GAGTTTGTCATCCAGGAATCCTTGGAAGAACATGACAAAGACGGGGACGGATTGATCAGCCTCGGAGAGTTCCTTGGTGACTACCGAAGAGATCCAA ACGCCAAAGAAGATCCGGAATGGATTGTGGTGGAAGAAGACCGCTTTAAAAACGATTACGACAAGGATAAGGACGGGAAGCTGAACCCCAAAGAGCTGGTGACTTGGGTGATGCCCAACAATGAAGGCCTTGCCCAGGAAGAG GCTGTTCACCTTCTGAACGAGATGGACTTGAATGGAGACCGCAAACTTTCCGCTGACGAAATCCTTGAAAATCAAGATCTGTTTCTCAACAGCGAAGCCACCGATTACGGCCGACAGCTGCACGACAAAAGTTTTTATCACGAAGAGCTTTAA